Proteins encoded together in one Falco peregrinus isolate bFalPer1 chromosome 2, bFalPer1.pri, whole genome shotgun sequence window:
- the HAND2 gene encoding heart- and neural crest derivatives-expressed protein 2 — MSLVGGFPHHPVVHHEGYPFAAAAAAAAAAATRCGHEENPYFHGWLISSHPEMSPPDYSMALSYSPEYANGAPGMDHSHYGGVPPGNGPPGLGGPRPVKRRGTANRKERRRTQSINSAFAELRECIPNVPADTKLSKIKTLRLATSYIAYLMDLLAKDDQNGEAEAFKAEIKKTDVKEEKRKKELNEILKSTVSSNDKKTKGRTGWPQHVWALELKQ, encoded by the exons ATGAGTCTAGTGGGCGGCTTCCCCCACCACCCGGTGGTGCACCATGAGGGCTACCCTTtcgccgccgctgccgccgccgccgccgccgccgccacccgcTGCGGCCACGAGGAGAACCCCTACTTCCACGGCTGGCTCATCAGCAGCCACCCGGAGATGTCCCCCCCCGACTACAGTATGGCTCTGTCCTACAGCCCCGAGTACGCCAACGGGGCGCCGGGCATGGACCACTCCCATTACGGGGGGGTGCCTCCCGGGAACGGCCCGCCCGGGCTCGGGGGGCCCCGGCCGGTGAAGCGCAGGGGCACGGCGAACCGCAAGGAGCGGCGCAGGACTCAGAGCATCAACAGCGCCTTCGCGGAGCTGCGGGAGTGCATCCCCAACGTGCCCGCCGACACCAAGCTCTCCAAGATCAAAACCCTCCGCCTGGCCACCAGCTACATCGCCTACCTCATGGACCTGCTGGCGAAGGACGACCAGAACGGGGAGGCGGAGGCCTTCAAGGCAGAGATCAAGAAGACAGACgtgaaggaggagaagaggaagaaagagctg AATGAAATCTTGAAAAGCACAGTTAGCAGCAACGATAAGAAAACCAAAGGGAGGACTGGCTGGCCGCAGCATGTCTGGGCTTTGGAGCTCAAGCAGTGA